The Coregonus clupeaformis isolate EN_2021a chromosome 27, ASM2061545v1, whole genome shotgun sequence genomic sequence GCCGTCAACGCGGTGGGATCTGAGAGTCGCACCGTAAATGAACTGAAGAAGAAATGGTCAGACATAAAGGTGGAAGTTAAGCGGAGAACTGCTGCGCACCGACAAAGTGTGGGCAGAACAGGCGGTGGTACAGGAACCGATGAACTTGCACCCTTTGATCAGAGAGTTGCCTCTATTGTAGGAGACACGTTAATCTCTGGAATCGTATCCGCTGATGTAGGAGACTCGGATATACTACAGGACTGCCAGCAAGGTGACTCAGATTTATTTCCTTAACTTTGATATACATAGCCAGCCACCGTTTAATTTTAAAATGCATGCAATATAGCAAAAGGTACACCAGAGATTTCACGTATCCACTGCTTTTATTGCAAATGCGTGTACCCATTAATAAGGAACAGACTCAAATTACTGTTAAGATGTGCCTGTGTTTAATTGGACTTAGGAACCGCAGGAACGTCCACTGGCACGCACTCAGAGTCCG encodes the following:
- the LOC123481999 gene encoding nuclear apoptosis-inducing factor 1-like, producing MAKASKKRNFTENELEVLLSEVETRKNILFGNLSSGINNKRKKKEWASLSDAVNAVGSESRTVNELKKKWSDIKVEVKRRTAAHRQSVGRTGGGTGTDELAPFDQRVASIVGDTLISGIVSADVGDSDILQDCQQGTAGTSTGTHSESAPPEQPEPIQSSVSRVSNVPPVLKPVHLAVS